AAGGGCGCGCAAGCCAGCAGCGCGGTAGTCAGCAACAGCGGTTTGAAGAGCGTCGGTGTCATGGAGTCCTCGCGAAGTGCGGCAATAGCCGTGCCTGAATTTCGACAAACGATAGGCATCGGATAGTGCCGCACAGCGCGGGTTCCCACAAACATCTTGATGTTGCTCTGCCGGCGTCTCTACTTGCCGAAGAGAAGGTCCCACACATCTTTGGCTGAATTGATTTCGAAGAATTTACTCAGGAAAGTGCTGCTTTCGTTTTTGAATCGCTCAATCGCCTTGTTGGCGCTTTCCAGCACTTCTTTGCTGATGTTTTCCAGCTCGCTTTTGCTGGTTGCGCGCTTCACAAGGGCGGGATTGTTGTTCGCCCATTCGCGTACCAGTGCGTCCTGCCAGTCACTGTCCATAGGGTGGGTAAAGTAGTGCGCGGCTGCTTGCGCAGGGTCTTGAACTTCGGGCTTTTGTTCCCAATGCCCCGCCATTGCCTGCCCGACGCGAAGTACGGCATTTTCTGCAAGCAGTGCTGCAAGCTGATGCGGCGGATGTTCGGCATGGTCCTTGGACAGCTGAGAGTGGGACGGGTTTGTCGAGCCGCTGGTGTGGGGGTCATCACCCCAGCTGGTTTGTCCATCGCCAACGCTGTTGCCGAACAAGGTGGTCAAGCCTTGCATGGCGGTGCCGACAGCGTTGCCAACGATTCTGCCCGGCGTAACGATGATGTTGAGTATCTGTTCGACCTGGCTGGCAAACCCCAGGCCGGCCCATTTATCGCGCGCGGTCAAAAATGCCTCATGTGCCTCATACAAACGCGGGTCCGGATGTTCACTGAGCAGGATTTGCAGGATCTGGTCGCGCTCATAGCGCACGCCGGGTTTTGTCGCTTCGAAGGGTTTGTCGTCGGTAGAGAACAGGATCTTGCCCAGCGGTGCCGCCAGACTGCCGATGATATCGCTGCCGCCAAAAGTGCCGGTCACCAGGGGCAAACCATGCTTGCAGTCGGCCTTGGAGGTCCATGGCAGCACGTCGTCATAGCCCACCTTTCTCAGGCTGAGTTCGACGAAGTTGGAATGGGCGAAGAAGTCCTCCAGGACATGCAGTGCGGAACCGAAGGCCTGCAAGCCATCGGCGGATTGCGGACCCGCCTCGCGCGCAAGGTTCAGCTCGGCGGTCATGAAGTCCACACCACGCTGCAAATAGCGCTTCATCGACGTTTCAGGGTCGACTTGCAGCGAAGCATCATCAGGCGCGACCCAGTCTTCGAAATCCGCGTCGATGTTTTTCGGATCGGTGGGTTTGTCGTTGGCGGGTTTGGGGTTGTCGAGGTGTTCGCTGGGCCGGTAAACGCCAAGTTTCTCGGGCGTCACGGTAAATTGCTGCCGATCAATTGCCATCAGGCCGGTGAATTCCCGGACCGCCAGCACATCGACGATCTTGGTCAAGGCCTCTCGGGACAACACGTCCGGGAAGTTTTTCGGCGTGCCAACAGCGCGAACCAGTTTCGGGTCGAGCAGTTGGGAGTAATCCCGCAGCCAGTTGCCGTAATAAATGGCGCGGATCTGAAACGCAGTGAGATCGAGCTTGCCAAGCACTGCTTCGATTGCACCGTGGGTGGCTGTTACAGGGTCGCCTTTGCCTGCTTCGAAGCGCAGTGCCACGGGCAGGGGTTCGACGGCTGTGTTGTTATCAACAAGTGTTTGCGAAGGATTCATCCGTGATTCCTCTGGAGTGAGCGCAAGCGTGCAGTCGCAGGCGACTGTCAGCGACGTGCACATAAAAATGAATGTGGGTGTAGCGGGGTGTGAGTTTACGGCCTGAGAAAAATGGCGGAATCAGATCGGTCGGCAAAGCGTGTAGGGGGAAGGAACGCAGGTGTTGCGA
This genomic window from Pseudomonas sp. G.S.17 contains:
- a CDS encoding HET-C-related protein — encoded protein: MNPSQTLVDNNTAVEPLPVALRFEAGKGDPVTATHGAIEAVLGKLDLTAFQIRAIYYGNWLRDYSQLLDPKLVRAVGTPKNFPDVLSREALTKIVDVLAVREFTGLMAIDRQQFTVTPEKLGVYRPSEHLDNPKPANDKPTDPKNIDADFEDWVAPDDASLQVDPETSMKRYLQRGVDFMTAELNLAREAGPQSADGLQAFGSALHVLEDFFAHSNFVELSLRKVGYDDVLPWTSKADCKHGLPLVTGTFGGSDIIGSLAAPLGKILFSTDDKPFEATKPGVRYERDQILQILLSEHPDPRLYEAHEAFLTARDKWAGLGFASQVEQILNIIVTPGRIVGNAVGTAMQGLTTLFGNSVGDGQTSWGDDPHTSGSTNPSHSQLSKDHAEHPPHQLAALLAENAVLRVGQAMAGHWEQKPEVQDPAQAAAHYFTHPMDSDWQDALVREWANNNPALVKRATSKSELENISKEVLESANKAIERFKNESSTFLSKFFEINSAKDVWDLLFGK